TGCTTTCTTCTCAGAGCTTTTCTTTTGTAAAAATATGAAGCATGATATAAGCAAGTAGCATTGCTGAATTACATTTTCATACTTGAACTCTGGACTAATTTTAATTAGATGAAAGAGCAACTACTTGTTGAAATCACGATACAAAAAATACAAAGTTTGGATAAAAATAGcagaaaaattcaaagaatttAAGTCATTAAGCCAAAGTACATCATAACATCCATCTTTAATTTCACATCATAGGCATTAGGCAGTGCTATTAATATTCAGTAAAATACGATGCCATAAACAGACTGAAAGAATGTATCAATAACCTGCAAGCAAGAGTTTTTGCTATTTCTTCACAACTAGTACTCCATTCCTGATCTGTGAAGTAGCTGACAGCTGATTGCATGCATTCACTCAAAAGTATCAGCAAACCTTGAAGCTGGCGGTCTAACGACATAAACATAACAAACTCAAGCAACTCTTGAGCTTCTGAAGCTGAAAACAAAGAATGCTTGCTCCTGTACATAAAAATAATCCTTAATAACTTTAGAAATAAGTAAAATATAGTGAAtgtgaactaataaaaaattacaagcTTCGGCTTAAAAGTTAACATGTCTAACATTGAGGGAAGCAAATTTTGGGACTCATGTATTTGAAATCAGTCGCATACCTCACATGAAAGCAAGCAGTAGTGAATTTGATCCAGCTTCTTATATTTTCAGGTGGCCCTCCACTATTGGAATCTGAATAGTAAACAGAATTAGTAAGAAAATCACTAAAGAAAGGGAAATATAGAGATACAACAAAAGAATAAATACTTGAATTTCATATGATATGAGCAAAATATTAAGAAGGTAACAGAACTTACCCGTATTTGTTGATTTTATGTGTGATGAACAATTGAATAGATATCCATATGTTGCAAGGGCTCCTTTAAGGTCAGCGTAGCAAGGAAACCACTCGGTACTAACAGACAACTTTTCAGCCTGATCAAACCCCAATCAACAAGGAATGACAGTTAGCTTTGAAATATTTGACAATAGAACTGTGCGCAATCAAAGTCGGTATGAATGAGAATTCACCTGATTCAGAGGTGATAGAATGGTGCACCAGAAGTCACAAGCAGGCATCCTAAGTTCTTCTTTCGTCGAATATAGCACTAGAAAAACCATAGAATGAGAGCATAGAAAACATCATAACAATAAAACGGACTAGGACCACCAGGTACTCACTCAAATTAAAAGTCCATTTCGCTATTGGTTCTTCCACATGCATATGTTTAGAAACCAATCTTAACAGCCAGCCGTTTACCAATAATTCTTCCAGAAAATTTTCTTCGCTTTCAGTAGTGAGTTCAACCAAACTATTCAACTTATCACGCATGAAAGACTGCAGAAGTGACCAGCTTCCAAGTTCAGGAGAAGTAAAAGCTGGCGGGGATTTCTGCAATTACATTGTGAAtccaaaaaaaatgtatatatcaTTACTCGAAATGAATCTTTTCAGAATTTCAAAACTGCAAAGTATCAATAATAGCAACGAGTTCCTAAATGAAAATCTGAAGAGAACCTGATTTGCAAAAACCTGTACACCCCATCTACTGATCtcttcatcaccagtcatatctTTCATCTGCACAAAATTTGCTCTAAATCTCAGTAATCTATAAAATGAGAAAATAACAATGTAAAATGAAATAGATAGAGAAAACATATAATACCTGATTGTGgcattcatttatttttcttgATAGCATGGCCTCTTTGCGATTGTCAGATTCATCATCATCGGAGTTGTCGTTTTTACGGGCCTTTGCTTGTTTTGACTCCCTCTCAATCATTTTGCTTTTCTCCTTATAGAAGTCAGTCAAAAGATCATCCAAGCCAATAACCTTTTTCCTGGTTCAGATATATACGCCTATATGAAACTCTAAACAAAATCAAAACGAATTAAAGTCCACTTAAGTAACTAAAACCTAAAATCAcccaaaaaaacaaaatcaaatcgtGCTCTACCTAGTCAATTTTTCACATTCCAATCAAGTCCTAGGTTTTGATTCAAAAAGAAGTGAGAACAAAATGGTTTTTATAAAGGAGAGATACTTCTTAAGAAAATGTAGCAATGAATTAGCAAACAACCAATGTTCATCAAATGAAAGCCCTAGCGAGCCAGGTGAACGGTCGAAGAAAAACCCTCGACATGTAAAATGCTGATCATTTAAGTTTGACAATTTATTGCAATTAATACAAAATAAACCCTTCAACGCAGAAACAAGAAGACGAAAAGTGTAACTACACATCTGAGAACTTGGAACGACGAAACAAATGCTGAAATATAAAACAGAGtaagaaaataacaaaaatttcAAATTGAAACAAAGAAAAACCTTTTCTTAGTGACAGGAGCACTAAGAAGTGGGTCTTCTGATTCAAAATCAAGAGGGCCGTCCATGGTCGCCGTCTCTATTTCTCTGATAGTGTGCTCTTCTCTCCGGTGCCACAAAATTTGAGATTGAAGCGCGAAAAAGGATCGCGGTTTTCTACAAAAGAGTTCGAGGATTGCCGGTTCAGTCTAAACTAGGCACGGCAACACCTTATCTTAACTCGTTTATCGGGTAAATTATGCCCAAAATCCTCCAACGTTTCCCTTATTTTCTTTATGGTCTCCAACTTCAAAACCGAGCATAGAAACCCCtgatttttccttttactttttctATGGGGTAATAGGGGATTTGTTAATTAAATGAgtgtaatatatttataaagttGTTCTttatgaatatttttattttttaaaaaaattgaaaactgatttttttttttttgttaatattcgCTATAATCTTTTTAGGCGTTGCTATTTACCATACCCATATTGCTAGTTACCGCTTTTTTATTGGACAATTTTgcctttttcatatttttctttcaTAAACTATTAATTGGTTATCTCTCTCAATCAAaactgaaattataaaaaataatcagGATACGCGGAACAGTGATCCGGCTCTCTCCGGGAAAGGTTCTTGTGCTCTCCGATGATCGTCTCTGTGCGGGGAGCGGTCCCTGCATatactccgacgatcaagacagttagtcGCTCTAGAGAATTATATATTTTGCTGAAAGAACGAGTTAGATAGTATGTCACCCGATCACATGTCTTGGTTGTATCCTCCTTATTTATAGtgagtccatttgggccctgcTGGGCCTAATTGGCCAGTTGGGCCCTCAATTGATCTTCCGAATCAGGTAGTCCCCCCCCCCCTTCGATCAGGGGTTCCGAGTATTGCATGCGAGGTGTTGTCGGGGAGTTCATAGCATTTTCACCGTCTAGTGTGCAGGGGGAAACTGAAAAAACGCTACTCGCGTTGGTAGACTAGAAAGGAGAGCATCGGGGGTTGGGGTGGCCCTTCAAATTGCCGCATGCGCTCCTAGTTTTTTGATGCGAAAATTAATTGCCCCTTCATTAATGTTTCTACATGCGCCGTAAAGTGTCGTTGGAAACCGTGCTCTACCGGCGCCTCCGTTTGAGATATAAATAGGGGAAAAAAGGTTCTATCCTTTCTTTACAAAGTCGCATATGTTGTGTTTTGTTCGCCTATTTCGTTCCTTGGACTTTTTGCTTCCCTTGTCGTCA
The window above is part of the Euphorbia lathyris chromosome 3, ddEupLath1.1, whole genome shotgun sequence genome. Proteins encoded here:
- the LOC136224789 gene encoding uncharacterized protein is translated as MDGPLDFESEDPLLSAPVTKKRKKVIGLDDLLTDFYKEKSKMIERESKQAKARKNDNSDDDESDNRKEAMLSRKINECHNQMKDMTGDEEISRWGVQVFANQKSPPAFTSPELGSWSLLQSFMRDKLNSLVELTTESEENFLEELLVNGWLLRLVSKHMHVEEPIAKWTFNLMLYSTKEELRMPACDFWCTILSPLNQAEKLSVSTEWFPCYADLKGALATYGYLFNCSSHIKSTNTDSNSGGPPENIRSWIKFTTACFHVRSKHSLFSASEAQELLEFVMFMSLDRQLQGLLILLSECMQSAVSYFTDQEWSTSCEEIAKTLACRVPRDLNCLRALECISGGSTRSRHLRSVVAYQILLVCFDNKAADEEGILNLLISINVKEKSCDFFNMYIYLVLTENWLISNPSLEYSPLIYEMWGVYLRNCSCQISSTDLRPYASKVRTEASYLLNSSSKK